In Thermotoga sp., a single window of DNA contains:
- the mnmG gene encoding tRNA uridine-5-carboxymethylaminomethyl(34) synthesis enzyme MnmG has product MRPDDDRVYDIIVVGAGHAGIEAALASARMGFKVLVLTVNPDTVGWAPCNPAIGGPAKGVVVREIDALGGEMAKTTDETMINVLMLNVSKGPAVRALRAQIDKISYSRVMKRKLETHPNVVLRHGIAEKLLVGRGKVVGVVDNYGIDYLGKVVIITTGTFLRGKIFIGRSVFPAGRMGEFQAAKLTQSLIELGFEVGRFKTGTPARVLKRSINFSVMERQDTADEPLAFSFFDEPKVLPKDYPCWLTRTNPETHSIIRQYLEFSPLYGTVKLIEGVGPRYCPSIEDKVVKFKDKESHQVFVEPEGRDTEEYYLNGLSTSLPYEAQIKMIRSVRGLENAIITRPAYAIEYDYIDPRQLYPTLESKIVENLFFAGQVNGTSGYEEAAGQGLIAGINAALKLRGEPPLILKRSEAYIGVLIDDLVTKGVDEPYRLLTSRAEYRLLLRHDNAHLRLAKYGYRVGLIPKWFYEKVLRLEKRVEEEIERFKRVVIKPSGKVNDLLASEGTTPLKEATSLYQLLKRPELGYRALKGLDPNPIEDSEVVEQVEINVKYEGYIQKMFEEVTIFEKYENYEIPTDIDYDTVPNLSTEARDKLKRIRPRSIGQAMRIPGINPSDISNLIIYLDGKRK; this is encoded by the coding sequence TTGAGGCCAGATGACGACAGAGTCTATGACATCATAGTTGTGGGTGCTGGTCATGCCGGTATAGAGGCAGCTCTGGCTTCTGCTCGAATGGGTTTCAAAGTACTCGTGCTCACTGTGAATCCTGACACGGTGGGTTGGGCTCCCTGCAATCCTGCCATCGGTGGTCCCGCGAAGGGTGTTGTTGTGCGTGAAATTGACGCTCTCGGTGGTGAAATGGCCAAAACCACCGATGAGACGATGATCAACGTGCTTATGCTGAACGTGAGCAAAGGGCCAGCCGTTAGGGCACTGAGGGCTCAGATCGATAAGATCTCCTACAGCAGGGTTATGAAGAGAAAGCTGGAAACACATCCGAACGTGGTTTTGAGACATGGAATCGCCGAAAAACTCCTGGTAGGAAGGGGAAAGGTTGTTGGAGTTGTCGACAACTACGGAATAGACTATCTGGGAAAGGTCGTCATCATCACAACTGGCACGTTTTTGAGGGGGAAGATCTTCATAGGGCGATCCGTCTTTCCCGCGGGGAGGATGGGCGAGTTCCAGGCTGCGAAGCTCACTCAGAGTCTCATCGAACTTGGATTCGAAGTTGGAAGATTCAAAACAGGCACTCCGGCTCGAGTTTTGAAACGTAGCATAAACTTTTCCGTCATGGAAAGACAGGACACAGCGGACGAGCCTTTGGCTTTTTCGTTTTTCGATGAGCCTAAAGTTTTGCCCAAAGATTACCCTTGCTGGCTCACAAGAACGAATCCTGAAACCCACAGCATAATAAGGCAGTACCTTGAGTTTTCACCACTTTACGGAACTGTGAAACTCATAGAAGGCGTTGGCCCAAGGTACTGTCCATCGATAGAGGACAAGGTGGTCAAATTCAAAGACAAAGAGTCCCACCAAGTCTTCGTCGAGCCAGAGGGCAGAGACACAGAAGAATACTATCTAAACGGGCTGAGCACGAGTCTGCCGTACGAAGCCCAGATAAAGATGATAAGGAGCGTAAGGGGCCTGGAAAACGCCATCATCACACGTCCAGCTTACGCCATTGAGTACGACTACATAGACCCAAGGCAGCTTTATCCGACTCTCGAATCGAAGATCGTGGAGAATCTATTTTTTGCAGGACAAGTGAACGGAACGAGTGGCTACGAAGAAGCAGCTGGTCAGGGCTTGATAGCGGGTATAAACGCTGCTTTGAAGTTGAGAGGGGAACCTCCTCTCATTTTGAAAAGATCAGAAGCTTACATTGGAGTTCTGATAGATGACCTGGTAACGAAAGGAGTCGACGAACCTTACCGATTGCTCACCTCAAGGGCGGAGTACCGGCTTCTTTTGAGACACGACAACGCCCACCTTCGGCTGGCGAAGTACGGCTACCGTGTGGGATTGATTCCAAAATGGTTCTATGAAAAAGTGTTGAGACTGGAAAAGAGAGTCGAAGAAGAGATAGAAAGATTCAAGAGGGTCGTAATCAAGCCCTCAGGTAAGGTCAACGATCTTCTGGCGAGCGAGGGTACGACTCCTTTGAAAGAGGCAACCTCTCTCTATCAGCTCCTAAAACGGCCCGAGCTGGGTTACAGAGCGTTGAAGGGCCTTGACCCGAACCCCATAGAGGATTCGGAGGTCGTAGAGCAGGTGGAGATCAACGTGAAGTACGAGGGATACATTCAGAAGATGTTCGAAGAGGTGACGATCTTCGAAAAGTACGAAAATTACGAAATACCCACGGACATAGATTACGATACCGTTCCCAACCTATCCACTGAAGCGAGGGACAAGTTGAAGAGAATCAGGCCAAGATCGATAGGACAGGCTATGAGGATTCCCGGTATCAATCCCTCCGATATATCTAATCTCATAATCTATCTGGACGGAAAGAGAAAATGA
- a CDS encoding pseudouridine synthase → MRLDRYLSNRGIGTRKEVRKLIKQGRVTVDDEVVLDPAYKLSEKDVVKVDGGVIDPPKKVYILFYKPAGYVTSTNDPHSETIMGFLPKIKGIFPVGRLDKDAEGLLIVTNDGKFAHRVISPKWAIEKEYVVEVEGEITEDRLERLRNGVTLRDGFFARAKHAEKLSKDALKIVITEGKYHQVKRMIAVVGLKTVRLKRVRIGGLELPREMKPGEYRFLTEEEVRKVFEGNDQKEDRTCTG, encoded by the coding sequence ATGAGGCTGGACAGGTACCTCTCAAACAGGGGAATAGGAACAAGGAAGGAAGTGAGGAAACTCATAAAACAGGGAAGAGTAACCGTCGATGATGAAGTTGTCCTCGATCCTGCTTATAAACTTTCAGAGAAAGATGTGGTAAAGGTTGACGGTGGGGTAATAGACCCTCCCAAGAAAGTCTACATCCTCTTCTACAAGCCTGCCGGTTATGTGACGAGCACCAACGATCCTCACTCGGAGACCATCATGGGATTCTTGCCGAAGATAAAGGGTATATTCCCTGTGGGAAGACTCGACAAGGATGCAGAGGGGCTCCTCATAGTGACCAACGATGGGAAATTCGCCCACAGGGTGATCTCACCAAAATGGGCGATCGAGAAGGAGTATGTCGTCGAGGTAGAAGGAGAAATAACAGAAGACAGGTTGGAAAGGTTGAGGAACGGTGTGACTTTGAGAGACGGTTTTTTTGCAAGGGCAAAGCACGCGGAGAAACTTTCGAAGGACGCACTGAAAATTGTCATAACAGAGGGAAAATATCATCAGGTGAAGAGGATGATAGCAGTGGTTGGTTTGAAAACAGTTCGTTTAAAGAGGGTCAGAATAGGCGGTCTCGAGCTTCCTCGTGAGATGAAACCGGGTGAGTACAGATTCCTCACCGAAGAGGAGGTGAGGAAGGTTTTTGAAGGAAACGATCAAAAGGAGGATCGAACTTGCACCGGATGA
- the uvrC gene encoding excinuclease ABC subunit UvrC → MKETIKRRIELAPDDPGVYLFKKGGTPIYIGKAKKLSARLKSYLNPSSEKVERIVEEADDLETIVVTNEKEALLLEANLIRKHKPKYNVRLRDTEFYPYIRISNDEVPYVEIVKRRLKDGTYFGPYTTVRFVRDLLETLQRILGFRTCKFNLSRVKRPCFLFHLKRCVGPCVGNVDQHREAIEKLKDFLSGNMRDVFDYLHKKMELHGKMLDFENAARYRDLLLNLSNILESQGVTFEEEINCDVVVHSHGLFVVLRIRDGYLMGKIAFEMEGGSIDDFIREFYVSGRGDVPNCLIVEDDPGEMDYTSLGFQYIGRPRSQLEKDLLEKAKKNLENELSMRGLKKEALRELMKLLGLRDFIYRIEGIDVSHLQGKHTVASLVVFENGFPKKSDYRRYRLNLERPDDYEAIREVVRRRYSKHPIPNLLFVDGGRGQVNAALEALRDLGKTCPVVGLAKKEEVIVTEERDIVLPQNHPALRLLVQVRDETHRFAVNYHRKRREKESLKSALDEIPGVGPVRKKKLLECFGSIENIRSASVEEIARVVGSVEVAKRILERL, encoded by the coding sequence TTGAAGGAAACGATCAAAAGGAGGATCGAACTTGCACCGGATGATCCGGGGGTTTACCTGTTCAAAAAGGGTGGCACTCCCATATACATAGGAAAGGCAAAGAAACTCTCCGCCAGACTGAAAAGCTATCTCAATCCCTCCTCAGAGAAGGTTGAGAGAATCGTGGAAGAGGCAGATGACTTGGAAACGATCGTGGTGACGAACGAGAAAGAAGCACTCCTTCTGGAAGCCAATCTCATAAGAAAACATAAACCGAAATATAACGTTCGTCTCAGGGACACGGAATTTTACCCTTACATTCGGATCTCAAACGATGAAGTTCCCTATGTGGAAATCGTGAAGAGAAGGTTGAAAGATGGTACGTACTTTGGTCCTTACACAACGGTTCGCTTCGTTCGAGATCTCCTGGAGACGCTTCAACGGATACTGGGGTTCAGAACGTGCAAGTTTAATCTGAGCAGGGTGAAAAGACCCTGTTTCCTCTTTCATCTCAAAAGGTGCGTTGGACCGTGCGTTGGTAACGTCGATCAACACAGGGAAGCGATAGAAAAACTGAAGGACTTCCTCTCTGGAAACATGAGGGATGTCTTTGATTACCTGCACAAAAAGATGGAGCTTCACGGCAAGATGCTGGATTTCGAGAACGCCGCAAGATACAGGGATTTGCTCCTGAACCTTTCGAACATTCTGGAATCACAGGGAGTTACCTTCGAGGAGGAGATCAACTGTGACGTTGTGGTTCACTCTCATGGACTGTTCGTCGTCCTGAGGATAAGAGACGGCTATCTGATGGGGAAAATCGCCTTCGAGATGGAAGGAGGGAGCATAGACGATTTCATAAGAGAATTTTACGTATCCGGCAGGGGAGATGTGCCGAACTGTCTCATAGTGGAGGACGATCCGGGTGAGATGGATTACACCTCACTGGGATTCCAGTACATAGGAAGACCCCGCTCTCAGCTGGAAAAAGACCTGCTGGAAAAGGCCAAGAAAAATCTGGAGAACGAGCTGAGCATGAGGGGATTGAAAAAAGAAGCACTGAGAGAGTTGATGAAGCTGTTGGGACTGAGAGACTTTATTTACAGAATAGAGGGAATCGATGTTTCTCATCTTCAAGGAAAACACACCGTTGCTTCCCTTGTGGTGTTCGAGAACGGCTTTCCGAAGAAGAGTGACTATAGACGGTACAGGTTGAACCTGGAGCGTCCCGACGATTACGAAGCGATAAGAGAAGTTGTAAGAAGGCGGTACAGCAAACATCCCATTCCGAATCTGCTGTTCGTGGACGGTGGAAGGGGGCAGGTGAATGCTGCACTGGAGGCACTGAGAGATCTGGGAAAAACGTGCCCTGTTGTCGGTCTTGCAAAAAAAGAAGAAGTCATCGTCACCGAAGAAAGAGACATCGTGCTTCCGCAGAACCATCCTGCCTTGAGGCTCCTTGTCCAGGTGAGGGATGAAACCCACAGATTTGCTGTCAACTATCACAGAAAGAGGAGGGAAAAAGAGTCCCTCAAGTCTGCATTGGATGAGATTCCAGGTGTGGGTCCTGTTAGAAAAAAGAAGCTTCTCGAGTGTTTTGGTTCCATAGAGAACATTCGTTCTGCTTCTGTTGAGGAGATAGCGAGGGTAGTAGGAAGCGTTGAAGTGGCGAAGAGGATTCTGGAGAGATTGTAA
- the hup gene encoding DNA-binding protein HU yields the protein MNKKELVDRVAKKAGAKKKDVKEILDAILETITEALAKGEKVQLVGFGSFEVRKAAARKGVNPQTKKPITIPERKVPKFRPGKALKEKVK from the coding sequence ATGAACAAGAAGGAACTCGTCGACAGAGTGGCGAAGAAAGCGGGCGCGAAGAAGAAGGATGTGAAGGAGATTCTCGATGCTATCCTCGAAACGATCACAGAAGCACTCGCAAAGGGAGAAAAGGTTCAGCTGGTTGGCTTTGGAAGCTTTGAAGTAAGGAAAGCCGCCGCCAGAAAAGGTGTGAATCCGCAGACCAAGAAGCCCATCACCATTCCCGAAAGGAAAGTCCCGAAATTCAGACCTGGGAAGGCACTCAAGGAAAAGGTCAAGTGA
- the mnmE gene encoding tRNA uridine-5-carboxymethylaminomethyl(34) synthesis GTPase MnmE, with amino-acid sequence MDTIVAVATPPGKGAIAILRLSGPESWDIVRKRFKTRSHIVPRRAIHGWIQENEEDVDEVMVIFYKSPRSYTGEDMVEVMCHGGPLIVKKLLDVFLEAGARMAEPGEFTKRAFLNGKMDLTSAEAVRDLIEAKSETSLKLSLKNLKGELRQFVETLREKLINVLAEIRVELDYPDDVETDVESVKTKIESIHKKLKEELEKADAGIMLNRGLRMVIVGKPNVGKSTLLNRLLKEDRAIVTDIPGTTRDVISEEIVIKGILFKIVDTAGVRSETNNLVERLGIERTFQEIEKADIVLFMLDASSPLDSEDRMILEKIKHKRYLVVINKVDIIERIDEEELRRKLETGKHIVKISALKGEGLEKLEEAVYRETQEIFEKGSDSLITNFRQKQLLESVKESLENAISSLKNDMPIDLISIDLERALHVLDEVTGRNFREDLLDTIFSTFCVGK; translated from the coding sequence ATGGACACGATAGTAGCAGTTGCCACACCGCCCGGAAAGGGAGCGATAGCGATCTTGAGGTTGAGCGGACCCGAAAGCTGGGACATTGTGAGAAAACGGTTCAAAACCCGATCACACATCGTTCCAAGAAGGGCAATCCACGGGTGGATACAGGAAAACGAAGAAGACGTTGATGAAGTGATGGTGATCTTCTATAAATCTCCAAGAAGTTATACCGGAGAGGACATGGTAGAAGTGATGTGTCATGGCGGGCCGCTTATTGTGAAGAAGCTCCTGGACGTATTTTTGGAAGCTGGAGCAAGGATGGCAGAACCGGGCGAGTTCACCAAACGAGCCTTCCTGAACGGAAAGATGGATCTTACCTCCGCCGAAGCAGTGAGGGATCTAATAGAAGCGAAGAGTGAAACGAGTTTGAAGCTCTCCTTGAAAAACCTGAAAGGTGAATTGAGGCAGTTCGTTGAAACGCTGAGAGAAAAACTCATAAACGTTCTCGCGGAGATCAGGGTGGAACTGGACTATCCCGATGATGTGGAAACGGACGTGGAGAGTGTTAAAACAAAGATCGAATCGATTCACAAAAAACTGAAAGAGGAACTGGAAAAAGCAGACGCCGGCATCATGCTAAACAGAGGCCTCAGAATGGTGATAGTGGGAAAGCCGAACGTGGGAAAGTCTACTCTTTTGAACCGGCTTTTGAAAGAGGACAGAGCAATCGTTACCGATATACCTGGAACCACGAGGGACGTGATAAGCGAGGAGATTGTGATAAAGGGTATTCTGTTCAAGATCGTGGACACTGCGGGAGTGAGATCCGAAACGAACAACCTGGTGGAGAGGCTGGGAATAGAAAGGACTTTTCAAGAGATAGAGAAGGCTGACATCGTCCTCTTCATGCTGGATGCCTCGTCACCACTGGACAGTGAAGACCGTATGATACTCGAGAAGATAAAGCACAAAAGATACCTCGTTGTGATAAACAAAGTGGATATCATCGAAAGAATAGACGAAGAAGAACTGAGAAGGAAACTTGAAACCGGAAAGCACATAGTGAAGATATCCGCACTGAAAGGAGAGGGGCTAGAAAAACTGGAAGAAGCCGTGTACAGGGAAACACAGGAAATATTCGAGAAGGGTTCTGATTCTCTGATAACGAATTTCCGCCAGAAACAACTGCTTGAAAGTGTGAAGGAATCTCTAGAAAACGCCATCAGCTCTCTGAAAAACGATATGCCGATCGATTTGATTTCCATCGATTTGGAAAGGGCCCTTCATGTTCTCGATGAAGTCACTGGGAGGAATTTCAGAGAAGATCTTCTGGACACGATATTCTCAACTTTCTGTGTGGGAAAATAA
- a CDS encoding homocysteine S-methyltransferase family protein — MRNRHEIAKILSEKVLLLDGAYGTEFMKLGYDELPEELNIKVPEVVFKVHKTYIESGSDVVLTNTFGATKMKLKKHGLENKLDLIVRNAVRIARKAAGEKLVFGDIGPTGELPHPLGNVLFEQFYENFKETAGIMVEEGVDGIILETFSDILELKAAVLAVRDVSKDVFLVAHMTFDENGRSLTGTDPVNFALTFDEMEVDALGINCSLGPEEILPIFQELSQYTDKFLVVEPNAGKPVLKNGKTIYPLKPEDFAVHIDSYYEAGVNIFGGCCGTTPEHIKLFRKVLGNRRPLQRKKKKILAASSPSRLVTFDHFVVIGERINPAGRKKLWRKMQEGNVEVVMNEAKTQVESGAEILDVNFGIESQVDPIYVEKVVQSLPYTTNAPLSLDVQSLNLAEKSLRVYPGRPLFNSSKVTEKELEKKINMLKKYGGVLIVLLMEKDIPKTFEERRKNFEKALKILEEHKFLDRVLFDPGVLPLGADGKPTEVLKTIEYISKAGFKTTVGLSNLSFGLPDRSFYNTAFLVLGISRGLSSAIMNPLDESLMKTLGSTLVILEKKELPRAEVREEKLVEAILSGRKDDAEKEVENLLKEKDPLSIIEEHLRPAMEKIGSLYDKGKIFLPQLILAAQTVKPVFDKLTSMLPAENQGETFVIATVKGDVHDIGKNIVASVVKSSGYRVVDLGKDVDTHRIVEAVEKEKPIALGLSAMMTTTVGRIKDVVESLRKKGLKVPVIVGGASLNETLAKELGADYYAKNASEAVKILKSLGR; from the coding sequence ATGAGAAACAGACATGAGATTGCAAAAATACTATCGGAAAAAGTCTTGCTCCTGGATGGAGCATATGGGACGGAATTCATGAAACTGGGATACGACGAACTCCCGGAGGAACTTAATATAAAGGTGCCCGAGGTGGTTTTCAAGGTTCACAAAACGTACATAGAGAGTGGTTCCGATGTTGTGTTAACGAACACCTTCGGTGCCACGAAAATGAAACTGAAAAAGCACGGCTTGGAGAACAAGCTGGATCTCATCGTTAGAAACGCCGTGAGAATCGCCAGGAAAGCCGCCGGCGAAAAACTCGTGTTCGGCGATATAGGTCCAACAGGAGAGCTACCCCATCCACTCGGGAACGTTCTGTTTGAACAGTTCTACGAGAATTTCAAAGAAACAGCCGGGATCATGGTGGAAGAGGGTGTGGACGGCATCATCCTGGAGACGTTTTCCGACATCCTGGAGCTAAAGGCAGCGGTTCTCGCGGTGAGGGACGTTTCAAAGGATGTTTTCCTTGTAGCGCATATGACGTTCGACGAGAATGGAAGGAGCCTCACTGGGACAGACCCCGTGAATTTCGCTCTCACCTTTGATGAGATGGAAGTCGATGCCCTGGGCATAAATTGTTCACTCGGGCCGGAGGAGATCCTTCCTATCTTTCAAGAACTATCTCAATATACGGACAAGTTTTTAGTCGTAGAGCCGAACGCCGGAAAACCAGTTTTGAAAAACGGAAAGACGATTTACCCCTTGAAGCCAGAGGACTTTGCCGTTCATATAGATTCTTACTACGAGGCGGGCGTGAACATCTTCGGTGGATGCTGTGGTACCACTCCCGAACATATCAAGTTGTTCAGAAAGGTGCTTGGAAACAGAAGGCCACTTCAGAGGAAAAAGAAGAAGATCCTTGCCGCCTCTTCTCCATCAAGGCTTGTGACGTTCGACCACTTCGTGGTGATAGGAGAGAGGATAAATCCGGCGGGAAGGAAGAAGTTGTGGAGGAAAATGCAAGAAGGAAACGTGGAGGTGGTAATGAACGAAGCAAAGACCCAGGTGGAGAGCGGTGCGGAGATTCTCGATGTCAACTTCGGCATAGAATCTCAGGTAGACCCAATATACGTAGAAAAGGTGGTGCAGTCACTTCCCTACACAACGAATGCACCCCTATCCCTGGACGTACAGAGCTTAAACCTAGCAGAAAAGTCCTTAAGAGTGTATCCTGGAAGACCCCTGTTCAATTCATCGAAAGTCACGGAGAAAGAGCTCGAGAAGAAAATAAACATGTTAAAAAAATACGGAGGAGTTCTCATCGTGCTTCTCATGGAAAAGGACATTCCGAAAACCTTCGAAGAAAGAAGAAAGAACTTTGAAAAAGCTTTGAAGATTCTAGAAGAGCATAAGTTCTTGGACAGAGTGCTGTTCGATCCAGGGGTTCTACCCCTTGGTGCCGACGGAAAGCCCACCGAGGTCCTGAAGACCATAGAGTACATCTCAAAGGCGGGCTTCAAAACAACCGTTGGACTCTCCAACCTCTCCTTTGGCCTGCCCGACAGGAGTTTTTACAATACAGCATTCCTCGTCCTTGGAATATCGAGGGGATTGAGCTCAGCCATCATGAATCCCCTCGACGAAAGTCTGATGAAAACTTTGGGTAGCACACTCGTGATTCTTGAGAAGAAAGAGCTTCCGAGAGCTGAGGTAAGAGAAGAAAAACTGGTGGAGGCGATACTCTCTGGAAGGAAAGATGATGCTGAGAAAGAAGTGGAAAATCTCTTGAAAGAAAAAGATCCCCTCTCGATAATAGAAGAACATTTGAGACCGGCCATGGAAAAGATCGGATCGCTCTACGACAAGGGGAAAATATTCCTTCCTCAGCTCATTCTCGCGGCTCAGACGGTAAAACCAGTCTTCGACAAGCTAACATCGATGCTGCCAGCTGAAAATCAAGGAGAGACCTTCGTCATAGCGACTGTGAAAGGAGACGTACACGACATAGGGAAAAACATCGTGGCATCTGTTGTCAAGAGTAGCGGATATCGAGTCGTGGATCTGGGAAAAGACGTTGATACCCATAGAATAGTGGAGGCGGTGGAAAAAGAAAAGCCGATTGCACTGGGTCTCTCCGCCATGATGACGACCACCGTGGGGAGAATCAAGGATGTCGTTGAAAGTCTCAGAAAAAAGGGATTGAAAGTCCCGGTGATAGTTGGGGGCGCTTCTCTGAACGAAACGCTTGCAAAGGAACTGGGAGCCGATTACTATGCAAAGAACGCTTCCGAAGCGGTGAAGATACTGAAGTCTCTTGGGAGATGA
- a CDS encoding methionine synthase codes for MPKVELDPRKIKIPGNVLKAKLGFGKVREIPENFKEFVMNAYEELLKIAKPVVAWKDFETGESLFLNDVELTGDLVEKHLKGSRIITVFLATLGKGVDEKIEKCFKKGNDLLGFFIDGIASEMVEYALRKVDSDLRTERSHLEGSFRISPGYGDLPLSLNKEIVKLFKNEVDVDVLEDSYVLVPRKTITALIGWREKHEKQT; via the coding sequence TTGCCAAAGGTTGAGCTTGACCCAAGGAAAATAAAGATCCCGGGCAACGTTTTGAAGGCAAAACTCGGGTTTGGAAAGGTCAGAGAAATTCCAGAGAACTTCAAAGAGTTCGTGATGAATGCGTACGAAGAGTTACTCAAAATCGCAAAACCTGTCGTTGCGTGGAAAGATTTCGAAACGGGAGAATCTCTTTTCCTCAACGATGTAGAACTCACGGGAGATCTGGTGGAGAAGCATCTGAAAGGTAGTAGGATCATCACAGTTTTTCTTGCCACCTTGGGAAAGGGCGTGGACGAAAAGATCGAAAAATGCTTCAAAAAGGGAAATGACCTTCTCGGATTCTTCATAGATGGTATCGCATCGGAGATGGTGGAATACGCTCTCAGAAAAGTCGACTCTGATTTGAGAACAGAACGATCCCATCTGGAAGGAAGTTTTAGAATATCACCAGGCTATGGAGACTTACCTCTTTCGTTGAATAAGGAGATAGTGAAGCTCTTCAAAAATGAAGTGGACGTTGACGTGCTCGAGGATTCCTATGTTCTCGTTCCCAGGAAAACTATCACGGCACTCATAGGGTGGAGGGAAAAGCATGAGAAACAGACATGA
- a CDS encoding methylenetetrahydrofolate reductase yields the protein MRKSLESGKCVVLEVLAPRGTNLKKFLDFTEKAWKTGIDAFTVTDMPMGRVRMAPWAASHLLVESGKEVLMHFTRNTRNMIRIQSDLLGCHALGIENLLLLSGDDPSHGDYPRTTYVNDVNILDLIRLTKLLNEGTDLAGNKMYGKTNFFVGGALNPFSEKDLERAKWKIEAGVDFLVTQPLFQKDVAQKIKEKLNTRILVSIAFFENTKQMSHFSGVPGIEIPKEIIESADKGDEHVKEKSFETILRFIEETKNIVDGFYIVAVVKDLEKIRMVVEVAKG from the coding sequence TTGAGAAAATCACTCGAATCAGGAAAGTGCGTAGTCCTGGAAGTCTTGGCACCGCGAGGAACAAATTTAAAAAAGTTTCTGGATTTCACTGAGAAAGCCTGGAAAACCGGTATCGATGCGTTCACAGTGACAGACATGCCTATGGGAAGGGTGAGGATGGCACCCTGGGCAGCTTCTCACTTGCTTGTGGAAAGTGGAAAAGAGGTTCTCATGCATTTTACGAGGAACACCAGGAACATGATAAGGATACAATCCGATCTTCTGGGATGTCACGCCCTCGGAATAGAAAATCTTTTGCTCCTCTCAGGAGACGATCCGTCTCACGGAGACTACCCACGGACAACTTACGTGAACGACGTTAACATACTGGACCTCATACGCCTCACAAAGCTTTTGAACGAAGGAACGGATCTTGCGGGAAACAAGATGTACGGAAAGACGAATTTTTTCGTCGGAGGGGCACTGAATCCGTTCAGTGAAAAGGATCTCGAGAGAGCAAAATGGAAAATCGAGGCTGGAGTGGACTTCCTCGTCACTCAACCTCTCTTCCAAAAGGATGTGGCGCAAAAGATCAAAGAGAAACTGAACACGAGAATACTCGTTTCAATAGCGTTCTTTGAGAACACAAAGCAGATGAGCCACTTCTCAGGTGTTCCGGGAATAGAGATACCAAAGGAGATCATCGAGTCAGCCGATAAGGGAGATGAACACGTGAAAGAGAAGAGTTTTGAGACTATTCTGAGATTCATCGAAGAGACCAAAAACATCGTTGACGGCTTCTACATAGTAGCCGTCGTAAAAGACCTCGAAAAGATAAGGATGGTGGTGGAGGTTGCCAAAGGTTGA